One window from the genome of Enterobacter asburiae encodes:
- the potA gene encoding spermidine/putrescine ABC transporter ATP-binding protein PotA: MRRLYGTAQKLNTQSRSRSPLVQLERIRKSFDGKDVISDLTLTINDGEFLTLLGPSGCGKTTVLRLIAGLESVDNGHIHLENQDITRVPAEDRHVNTVFQSYALFPHMTVFENVAFGLRMQKTPANEIEPRVTDALRMVQLETFAQRKPQQLSGGQQQRVAIARAVVNKPRLLLLDESLSALDYKLRKQMQNELKALQRKLGITFVFVTHDQEEALTMSDRIVVMRDGKIEQDGTPREIYEEPKNLFVASFIGEINIFDATVIERLDDQRVRASVEGRECNITVTFPVEKGQKLNVLLRPEDLRVDEIHGNTEAEGLIGYIRERNYKGMTLESVVELENGKMVMVSEFFNEDDPDFDHSLDQKMVINWVESWEVVLADEERK, translated from the coding sequence CTGAGGCGTCTATATGGGACAGCGCAAAAATTGAATACACAATCCCGTTCACGTTCACCGCTGGTGCAACTGGAACGAATTCGTAAAAGCTTTGATGGCAAAGATGTCATTTCCGACCTCACGCTCACCATCAATGACGGTGAGTTTCTGACGCTGCTTGGCCCCTCTGGCTGCGGCAAAACAACCGTACTGCGCCTTATCGCCGGGCTGGAAAGCGTCGATAACGGCCATATCCATCTTGAGAACCAGGACATCACCCGGGTTCCCGCCGAAGATCGCCACGTCAATACCGTCTTTCAGAGCTATGCCCTGTTCCCGCACATGACCGTATTTGAAAACGTGGCGTTTGGTCTGCGGATGCAAAAAACGCCGGCGAACGAGATCGAACCTCGCGTCACCGACGCCCTGCGCATGGTGCAGCTTGAGACGTTTGCCCAGCGTAAACCCCAGCAGCTTTCAGGCGGCCAGCAGCAGCGCGTGGCCATCGCCCGCGCCGTCGTCAACAAGCCTCGCCTGCTCCTGCTGGATGAATCCCTCTCGGCGCTGGATTACAAGCTGCGCAAGCAGATGCAGAACGAGCTCAAAGCCCTGCAGCGCAAGCTCGGCATTACCTTTGTCTTCGTCACCCACGATCAGGAAGAGGCCCTGACCATGTCTGACCGCATCGTGGTGATGCGCGACGGCAAAATCGAGCAGGACGGCACGCCGCGCGAAATCTACGAAGAGCCGAAAAATCTGTTTGTCGCCAGCTTCATTGGCGAGATTAATATCTTCGACGCCACGGTGATTGAGCGTCTGGACGACCAGCGCGTGCGCGCCAGCGTCGAAGGACGCGAATGCAATATCACGGTGACTTTCCCCGTCGAAAAGGGACAAAAGCTCAACGTTCTGCTGCGCCCGGAAGATCTGCGCGTCGATGAAATTCACGGCAATACCGAGGCCGAAGGGTTAATCGGCTATATCCGCGAGCGCAACTACAAAGGGATGACGCTGGAGTCCGTTGTCGAGCTGGAGAACGGCAAGATGGTGATGGTCAGCGAATTCTTTAACGAAGACGACCCTGACTTCGACCACTCTCTCGACCAGAAAATGGTTATCAACTGGGTAGAAAGCTGGGAGGTTGTGCTGGCTGATGAAGAACGCAAGTAA
- the potB gene encoding spermidine/putrescine ABC transporter permease PotB — protein sequence MKNASKFQNVVIATIVGWLVLFVFLPNLMIVATSFLTRDDASFVSLVFTLDNYARLLDPLYFDVLLHSLNMALIATLACLVLGYPFAWFLAGLPQKVRPLLLFLLIVPFWTNSLIRIYGLKIFLSTKGYLNEFLLWLGVIDTPIRIMFTPSAVIVGLVYILLPFMVMPLYSSIEKLDKPLLEAAKDLGANKLQTFIRIIIPLTMPGIIAGCLLVMLPAMGLFYVSDLMGGAKNLLIGNVIKSQFLNIRDWPFGSATSITLTVVMGLMLLVYWRASRLLNKKVELE from the coding sequence ATGAAGAACGCAAGTAAATTCCAGAATGTGGTGATCGCCACGATCGTCGGTTGGCTTGTGCTGTTTGTCTTTTTACCCAACCTGATGATCGTTGCCACCAGCTTCCTGACCCGCGACGACGCTAGCTTCGTTTCGCTGGTCTTTACGCTGGACAACTACGCGCGCCTGCTCGATCCGCTCTATTTTGACGTGCTGCTGCACTCGCTCAATATGGCGCTGATTGCCACCCTTGCCTGTCTGGTGCTGGGTTATCCCTTCGCATGGTTCCTCGCGGGCCTGCCGCAAAAGGTGCGGCCCCTGCTGCTGTTTTTACTGATTGTTCCCTTCTGGACGAACTCGCTCATCCGTATTTATGGCCTGAAGATCTTCCTCAGCACAAAGGGCTATCTCAATGAGTTTCTGCTGTGGCTCGGGGTGATTGATACGCCGATCCGCATCATGTTTACCCCGAGCGCGGTGATTGTCGGCCTGGTCTATATCCTGCTGCCGTTTATGGTGATGCCGCTCTACTCCAGCATCGAGAAGCTGGATAAACCGCTGCTGGAGGCGGCAAAAGATCTGGGCGCTAACAAGCTGCAGACCTTCATCCGTATTATTATTCCGCTGACCATGCCCGGCATTATTGCGGGCTGTCTGCTGGTAATGCTCCCGGCGATGGGTTTGTTCTACGTGTCGGATCTGATGGGCGGCGCGAAAAACCTGCTGATCGGTAACGTCATCAAGAGCCAGTTCCTCAACATCCGCGACTGGCCGTTCGGCTCGGCCACCAGCATTACGCTGACGGTGGTGATGGGCCTGATGCTGCTGGTCTACTGGCGCGCCTCGCGCCTGCTGAATAAAAAGGTGGAACTCGAATGA
- the potC gene encoding spermidine/putrescine ABC transporter permease PotC, with protein sequence MIGRLLRGGFMTAIYAWLYIPIVILIVNSFNSSRFGINWQGFTTSWYSLLMNNDSLLQAAQHSLTMAIVSATFATLIGSLTAVALYRYRFRGKPFVSGMLFVVMMSPDIVMAISLLVLFMLLGVQLGFWSLLFSHITFCLPFVVVTVFARLKGFDVRMLEAAKDLGASEMTILRKIILPLAMPAVAAGWLLSFTLSMDDVVVSSFVTGPSYEILPLKIYSMVKVGVSPEVNALATILLVLSLVLVIASQVIARDKTKSQGTMK encoded by the coding sequence ATGATCGGTCGACTGCTTCGCGGCGGTTTTATGACCGCCATTTATGCCTGGCTCTATATCCCGATCGTTATTTTGATCGTGAACTCGTTTAACAGCTCGCGGTTCGGGATTAACTGGCAAGGGTTTACGACCAGCTGGTACAGCCTGCTGATGAACAACGACAGCCTGCTGCAGGCCGCTCAGCACTCGCTGACGATGGCGATCGTCTCCGCCACCTTCGCGACGCTGATTGGCTCGCTAACCGCCGTGGCGCTGTACCGCTACCGCTTTCGCGGCAAACCGTTCGTCAGCGGCATGCTGTTTGTGGTGATGATGTCGCCTGACATCGTGATGGCCATTTCGCTGCTGGTGCTGTTTATGCTGCTGGGCGTACAGCTTGGCTTCTGGTCGCTGCTGTTTTCCCATATCACCTTCTGTCTGCCGTTTGTGGTGGTGACCGTTTTCGCGCGTCTGAAAGGGTTCGACGTGCGCATGCTGGAGGCGGCGAAAGATCTGGGCGCCAGCGAGATGACCATCCTGCGAAAAATCATCCTGCCGCTGGCGATGCCTGCCGTGGCGGCCGGATGGCTGCTTAGCTTCACCCTGTCGATGGATGACGTGGTCGTGTCCTCCTTCGTCACAGGGCCGAGCTATGAAATTCTGCCGTTGAAGATCTATTCCATGGTGAAAGTCGGCGTTTCACCTGAGGTGAACGCGCTGGCGACCATTCTGCTGGTATTGTCGCTGGTTCTGGTGATCGCCAGCCAGGTTATTGCTCGTGATAAAACAAAATCTCAGGGGACAATGAAATGA
- the potD gene encoding spermidine/putrescine ABC transporter substrate-binding protein PotD: protein MKKMLAAAALVLGMGAAHADDSKTLYFYNWTEYVPPGLLEQFTKETGIKVIYSTYESNETMYAKLKTYKDGAYDLVVPSTYFVDKMRKEGMIQKIDKTKLTHFSNLDPKMLNKPFDPNNDYSVPYIWGATAIGVNSEAVDPKSVTSWADLWKPEYKGSLLLTDDAREVFQVALRKLGYSGNTTDPKEIEAAYNELKKLMPNVAAFNSDNPANPYMEGEVNLGMVWNGSAYVARQAGTPLEVVWPKEGGIFWMDSLSIPANAKNVDGALKLINFLLRPDVAKQVAETIGYPTPNLAARKLLKPEVANDKSLYPDAETISKGEWQNDVGDASRLYEEYYQKLKAGR, encoded by the coding sequence ATGAAAAAAATGCTCGCCGCTGCGGCGCTGGTGCTTGGCATGGGTGCCGCGCACGCTGATGACAGCAAAACGCTCTACTTCTACAACTGGACCGAATACGTGCCGCCGGGCCTGCTGGAACAGTTCACGAAGGAGACGGGCATCAAGGTGATCTACTCGACCTACGAGTCGAATGAAACCATGTATGCCAAGCTGAAAACGTACAAAGACGGCGCGTACGATCTGGTCGTTCCTTCCACCTACTTTGTCGACAAAATGCGCAAAGAAGGCATGATCCAGAAGATCGATAAAACGAAGCTGACCCATTTTTCAAACCTCGATCCGAAGATGCTCAACAAGCCGTTCGACCCGAATAACGACTACTCCGTTCCGTATATCTGGGGTGCGACCGCTATTGGCGTGAACAGCGAGGCCGTCGATCCGAAATCGGTGACGAGCTGGGCCGACCTGTGGAAACCGGAATACAAAGGGAGCCTGCTGTTAACCGACGACGCGCGTGAAGTGTTCCAGGTGGCGCTGCGCAAGCTGGGCTATTCGGGCAACACGACGGATCCGAAAGAGATCGAAGCGGCGTATAACGAGCTGAAAAAGCTGATGCCTAATGTGGCGGCGTTCAACTCTGATAACCCGGCTAACCCGTATATGGAAGGCGAAGTGAATCTGGGGATGGTGTGGAACGGCTCCGCGTACGTGGCCCGCCAGGCCGGTACGCCTCTTGAGGTGGTCTGGCCGAAAGAAGGTGGGATCTTCTGGATGGATAGTCTGTCGATTCCTGCCAACGCGAAAAACGTGGATGGCGCGCTTAAGCTGATTAACTTCCTGCTGCGCCCTGACGTGGCGAAACAGGTCGCCGAGACGATAGGCTACCCCACGCCAAACCTCGCGGCACGCAAGCTGCTGAAGCCTGAGGTAGCTAACGATAAATCGCTCTACCCGGATGCCGAAACCATCAGCAAGGGTGAATGGCAGAACGATGTCGGCGACGCCAGCCGCCTCTACGAAGAGTATTACCAGAAATTGAAAGCGGGCCGATAA